In Porites lutea chromosome 1, jaPorLute2.1, whole genome shotgun sequence, a single genomic region encodes these proteins:
- the LOC140934680 gene encoding acetylcholinesterase-like, which yields MYVFNHRANYSRMADWTSVIHGAEIPFLFGAPFKKIPDPWSNSIATKYSETEKGLSLYVMELWTNFAKHGSPNPPDVGPTAITWPVFTEEEQKYLVLDMKPRVERRYKAKKMAFWNQMIPKLAKIVTDERKDANEKVPKDEL from the exons atgtatgtgttcAATCATCGCGCAAACTATTCACGTATGGCTGATTGGACTAGCGTTATTCATGGTGCGGAAATCCCATTTCTGTTTGGAGCACCTTTCAAGAAGATACCTGATCCTTGGAGCAACTCCATTGCAACAAAGTATTCCGAAACAGAAAAGGGACTAAGTTTGTACGTTATGGAACTCTGGACAAACTTCGCCAAGCACGG GTCTCCAAATCCACCTGACGTTGGCCCTACAGCCATCACGTGGCCTGTATTTACAGAAGAAGAACAGAAGTATCTAGTTCTCGACATGAAACCGAGGGTGGAGCGTAGGTACAAGGCAAAAAAGATGGCATTTTGGAATCAAATGATTCCAAAACTGGCAAAGATCGTGACAGATGAGAGAAAAGACGCAAATGAAAAGGTTCCGAAGGATGAACTATGA
- the LOC140940794 gene encoding acylcarnitine hydrolase-like: MEFRALHVIIACTVFFTNKSIQVNAENDQRAPVVKTESGAVVGKIETVPHSKAVYQYLGIPYAEPPVGELRFAAPKPAKPWSKIMDATEFGAICQQNRLLLDILKVVGGFDDYLKTAKMSEDCLSLNVFVPSNIKPSEKIAVMVWIHGGGFVAGSSGFTPGAVLASFNDVIVVSINYRLGVFGFFNVPGTDLKGNYGMLDQVLAFKWVKNNIASFGGDPNRVTIFGESAGGMSVSLHLLSPLSKGLFERAILQSGASSTPLFCGKVSNTAQLELFAKYIKCDLGQDFVQCVRGKSVEDILTTQKLFTLDNFDRRRTQDFVAPVVDGKFLPDLPETLFRAGEFQKGIDVITGLTSNEGGVFAMIRPPSQFKDGLEKDVFEHIVRSQTLYHREKSEIMEDLILFQYTNHTIPQDKNAIRQSMLEIWGDSAFDAPAMLEAQSLAKVRFALPSAHM; this comes from the exons ATGGAATTCCGAGCTCTCCACGTGATTATAGCTTGTACCGTATTTTTTACGAACAAATCAATTCAGGTAAACGCCGAAAACGATCAACGAGCTCCCGTCGTGAAGACCGAGTCTGGTGCTGTTGTTGGGAAAATTGAAACCGTTCCACACAGCAAAGCAGTGTACCAGTATCTTGGTATTCCGTATGCTGAACCTCCGGTCGGCGAACTGAGGTTTGCTGCTCCAAAACCGGCAAAACCTTGGTCAAAGATAATGGATGCTACAGAATTCGGTGCAATATGCCAACAGAACAGACTATTATTGGATATTTTAAAAGTGGTAGGAGGTTTTGACGACTATCTAAAAACAG CAAAGATGAGTGAAGATTGCCTTTCTCTCAACGTGTTTGTGCCTTCAAATATCAAACCCTCCGAGAAGATAGCGGTCATGGTGTGGATTCATGGCGGTGGATTCGTAGCAGGAAGTTCCGGCTTTACCCCTGGTGCGGTCCTGGCTTCCTTTAACGATGTCATTGTTGTATCCATTAACTACCGTCTAGGAGTGTTTGGCTTCTTCAATGTTCCAGGGACTGACTTAAAAGGAAATTATGGAATGCTGGACCAG GTGTTGGCATTCAAGTGGGTTAAGAATAACATTGCCAGTTTTGGCGGAGACCCTAACAGAGTGACCATATTTGGCGAGAGCGCTGGAGGAATGAGTGTTTCTCTTCATTTACTCTCGCCACTGTCCAAAGGTTTGTTTGAAAGGGCCATCCTGCAGAGTGGCGCTTCCTCGACTCCTCTTTTCTGTGGAAAAGTTTCCAACACAGCACAGTTGGAATTATTTGCTAAGTACATAAAATGTGATTTGGGGCAAGACTTTGTTCAATGCGTTCGTGGCAAGTCCGTTGAGGACATTTTAACGACGCAGAAGTTATTCACTTTGGATAACTTTGACAGGCGTCGGACACAGGATTTTGTAGCTCCTGTAGTAGATGGAAAATTTTTACCAGATCTCCCTGAAACTCTTTTTAGAGCAGGTGAATTCCAAAAAGGCATCGATGTCATAACCGGATTAACCTCAAATGAAGGAGGTGTGTTTGCAATGATACGGCCACCAAGCCAGTTTAAGGATGGTTTGGAAAAAGATGTGTTTGAACATATCGTGAGAAGTCAGACACTATATCATCGAGAAAAGAGCGAAATCATGGAAGATCTTATATTGTTCCAGTATACCAACCATACAATTCCTCAGGATAAAAATGCCATTCGACAATCGATGTTGGAAATTTGGGGCGATTCAGCCTTTGACGCGCCTGCCATGTTGGAGGCTCAATCACTGGCAAAGGTAAGATTTGCATTACCTAGCGCGCATATGTAA